One stretch of Clavibacter michiganensis DNA includes these proteins:
- a CDS encoding ATP-grasp domain-containing protein, whose protein sequence is MQTRKRLLVVGSGAAEAYRLYSLESIARAFDVVLLDDAPPTWQSPHVVDAVVTPFDEALDALDPLLAEQPVDGVMTWDERRLDLVARIATRHGLRGPAPEVVEACRDKWRTRSVLAAAGVPSARSILTRTVDEAIDAAREIGYPVVVKPRSLAGSIGVQRVDHPDGMRSAWELADGAVMATVIARPGVLVEEYLTGDEFSLECVTADGATDVVAITRKQVGSPPYFEELGHVVDAADRASGWADEAADVARRALDALGVRVGVSHVEVRIDGSGPRIIEVNGRLGGDLIPHLVHLATGVDLSLAAACVATGVEVPRAPVISRAAGIHFFTPPEAGTFVEHRVGSWADEPWVERCVWVRAHGDRMGLPPDVFMARLGFAVLTGDDAETVRERARIAAAGTRITMGSAAVAR, encoded by the coding sequence ATGCAGACACGGAAGAGGCTGCTGGTCGTCGGCAGCGGCGCCGCCGAGGCCTATCGGCTCTATTCGCTCGAGTCCATCGCGCGCGCCTTCGACGTCGTGCTCCTCGACGACGCCCCACCGACCTGGCAGTCGCCCCACGTGGTCGACGCGGTCGTCACGCCCTTCGACGAGGCCCTGGACGCGCTCGATCCGCTGCTCGCGGAGCAGCCGGTCGACGGCGTGATGACGTGGGACGAGCGGCGCCTCGACCTCGTGGCGCGGATCGCGACCCGGCACGGCCTGCGCGGTCCGGCCCCCGAGGTCGTCGAGGCGTGCCGCGACAAGTGGCGGACCCGGAGCGTCCTCGCCGCGGCCGGGGTGCCGTCGGCGCGGTCGATCCTCACCCGCACGGTCGACGAGGCGATCGACGCCGCCCGGGAGATCGGCTACCCCGTGGTCGTGAAGCCGCGCTCCCTCGCGGGCAGCATCGGCGTGCAGCGGGTGGACCACCCGGACGGGATGCGGTCCGCGTGGGAGCTCGCCGACGGCGCGGTGATGGCCACGGTCATCGCGCGTCCCGGTGTCCTCGTCGAGGAGTACCTGACGGGCGACGAGTTCAGCCTCGAGTGCGTCACGGCGGACGGCGCCACCGACGTCGTGGCGATCACGCGGAAGCAGGTCGGCAGCCCGCCCTACTTCGAGGAGCTGGGGCACGTCGTGGACGCGGCGGACCGCGCGAGCGGCTGGGCCGATGAGGCGGCGGACGTGGCGCGCCGCGCGCTCGACGCCCTCGGCGTGCGTGTCGGCGTCAGCCACGTGGAGGTGCGGATCGACGGGAGCGGGCCCCGGATCATCGAGGTGAACGGCCGGCTCGGCGGGGACCTGATCCCGCACCTGGTGCACCTCGCCACCGGCGTGGACCTGTCGCTCGCCGCCGCCTGCGTCGCCACGGGGGTCGAGGTCCCCCGGGCTCCCGTGATCTCCCGGGCGGCGGGGATCCACTTCTTCACGCCACCGGAGGCCGGGACCTTCGTCGAGCACCGCGTGGGCTCCTGGGCGGACGAGCCCTGGGTCGAGCGCTGCGTGTGGGTCCGCGCCCACGGCGACCGGATGGGGCTGCCGCCCGACGTCTTCATGGCGCGCCTCGGCTTCGCGGTGCTCACGGGGGACGACGCCGAGACCGTGCGGGAGCGCGCCCGCATCGCCGCCGCGGGCACCCGCATCACCATGGGCTCCGCGGCGGTCGCCCGATGA
- a CDS encoding ATP-grasp domain-containing protein, producing MSGPIVVLSTLSTSLERELAARGRAVIVLVPRAVVHERARPDCAVRGVDRWDDYTELARLAADLERQGVVAVATTDERCLRAAAFLRAVLGLPGLGFDDAVAFTDKAVMKARLRAHGVAVAEGEVVHAVDDLPDVAARLGWPLLVKPRSGFSAISTHVIRDPGHLAQLQADGVLRRAPSIGTRHPALSATDGLGPLGSSPRGFLTEACVDVDVEFQCELLRRGGEEVYCLPFRYSAPLLEAGDRVGAAHIGSSSEDARRVRDITRSAADALGLRDGFAHAEVFRLRDGTWLLGEIGARPGGAQTPRIMALQHGIDVVAQAADLVEGITTPLAVEEAEQSTAWVSIPAPTGIVTAMTPVEELRALPGVVDVVMEIAVGDTSTGPLGSLAHAGYVFCAAATTERALALAASAAASCVIETTGSEVTAHA from the coding sequence ATGAGCGGCCCGATCGTCGTCCTCTCGACCCTCAGCACCTCCCTGGAGCGGGAGCTCGCGGCCCGCGGGCGAGCGGTCATCGTGCTGGTCCCCCGCGCCGTCGTGCACGAGCGTGCGCGGCCGGACTGCGCCGTCCGGGGCGTCGACCGCTGGGACGACTACACGGAGCTCGCCCGCCTCGCCGCCGATCTCGAGCGGCAGGGTGTCGTGGCCGTCGCGACGACCGACGAGCGCTGCCTGCGCGCGGCCGCCTTCCTGCGGGCGGTCCTCGGCCTCCCCGGGCTCGGCTTCGACGACGCGGTGGCGTTCACGGACAAGGCCGTCATGAAGGCGCGGCTGCGCGCCCACGGCGTCGCGGTGGCGGAGGGGGAGGTCGTCCACGCGGTCGACGACCTCCCGGACGTCGCCGCGCGTCTCGGCTGGCCGCTCCTCGTCAAGCCGCGCTCCGGCTTCAGCGCCATCAGCACGCACGTGATCCGCGATCCCGGGCATCTCGCGCAGCTGCAGGCGGACGGGGTCCTGCGCCGGGCGCCGTCGATCGGGACCCGGCACCCCGCGCTGTCCGCGACGGACGGGCTCGGGCCGCTCGGCTCCTCCCCGCGGGGCTTCCTCACGGAGGCCTGCGTCGACGTCGACGTCGAGTTCCAGTGCGAGCTCCTGCGACGCGGCGGCGAGGAGGTGTACTGCCTGCCCTTCCGCTACTCCGCGCCGCTCCTGGAGGCCGGCGACAGGGTCGGTGCCGCCCACATCGGCTCGTCGTCCGAGGACGCCCGCCGCGTGCGGGACATCACCCGATCCGCCGCCGACGCGCTCGGCCTCCGCGACGGCTTCGCGCACGCCGAGGTGTTCCGGCTCCGGGACGGCACGTGGCTGCTGGGCGAGATCGGCGCGCGTCCCGGCGGAGCGCAGACGCCGAGGATCATGGCCCTCCAGCACGGCATCGACGTCGTCGCCCAGGCGGCCGACCTCGTGGAGGGCATCACGACGCCGCTCGCGGTCGAGGAGGCCGAGCAGTCGACGGCGTGGGTCAGCATCCCCGCGCCCACGGGCATCGTCACGGCCATGACGCCCGTCGAGGAGCTGCGCGCGCTGCCCGGCGTCGTCGACGTGGTGATGGAGATCGCGGTCGGCGACACCTCGACGGGCCCGCTGGGCTCGCTCGCGCACGCCGGATACGTCTTCTGCGCCGCGGCGACGACGGAGCGCGCCCTCGCGCTCGCCGCATCCGCGGCCGCCAGCTGCGTCATCGAGACGACGGGATCGGAGGTGACGGCGCATGCCTGA
- a CDS encoding MFS transporter: MPDAVAPGAPADPGSPLRSNRDFLRLWAGQAVSLTGSFAGQLVFPLVAVLTLQASPFELGLISASQYLPVLFMTVIAGYWLDRIRRRPVLVWANITRAALLGGAAVLVATGALSVWSWCLVAFLLGSITAVFDVAWHSYMPTVVRRDQLVDANARLQATYSSTQVLGTASGGVLLTVLTPVAAFGWNMAAYLVAAFLFASIRGHEPPLERPVAGEGFLVQLTRGFRFVWADLPIRAMMLSGAWFNFCEQALLTLFLIYGAKDLGLDPALLGLSIGLGSVGATLGAVVARRLGDRFGTRATFVATMGLTAISPLLIPLNGSGGIVAVVSIIVAFNGYGLGQTVFNVFSVALRQERTPTALLGRVSAAFRTVAFGMLPVGALVGGALGQTIGVRMAIFVVVGLFVAGWVVFALTAAKAIPGRADAGTGAEAQAPAEAETSAETETSDRGRTDR, from the coding sequence ATGCCTGACGCGGTCGCTCCCGGCGCCCCGGCCGACCCCGGCTCGCCCCTCCGCTCCAACCGCGACTTCCTCCGGCTCTGGGCGGGCCAGGCGGTCTCCCTCACCGGGTCGTTCGCGGGCCAGCTGGTCTTCCCCCTCGTGGCGGTCCTCACGCTCCAGGCGTCCCCGTTCGAGCTCGGGCTGATCTCCGCGTCCCAGTACCTCCCGGTGCTGTTCATGACCGTGATCGCCGGGTACTGGCTCGACCGCATCCGCCGGCGTCCGGTGCTGGTGTGGGCCAACATCACGCGCGCGGCCCTCCTCGGCGGCGCCGCGGTGCTCGTGGCGACCGGTGCCCTCTCCGTCTGGAGCTGGTGCCTCGTCGCCTTCCTCCTCGGGTCGATCACCGCCGTGTTCGACGTCGCCTGGCACTCGTACATGCCGACGGTCGTCCGCCGCGATCAGCTCGTGGACGCCAACGCCCGGCTCCAGGCGACCTACTCGTCGACCCAGGTGCTCGGCACCGCGTCGGGGGGCGTGCTGCTGACTGTCCTGACGCCCGTGGCCGCGTTCGGCTGGAACATGGCCGCCTACCTCGTCGCCGCGTTCCTCTTCGCGTCGATCCGCGGGCACGAGCCGCCGCTGGAGCGGCCCGTCGCGGGCGAGGGGTTCCTCGTGCAGCTCACCCGGGGATTCCGCTTCGTGTGGGCCGACCTGCCGATCCGCGCGATGATGCTGTCCGGCGCGTGGTTCAACTTCTGCGAGCAGGCCCTGCTGACGCTGTTCCTCATCTACGGCGCGAAGGACCTGGGGCTGGATCCGGCCCTGCTCGGCCTGTCGATCGGCCTCGGCAGCGTGGGGGCGACCCTCGGCGCGGTCGTGGCCCGACGGCTCGGCGACCGCTTCGGCACCCGCGCGACCTTCGTCGCGACGATGGGCCTGACGGCGATCTCGCCGCTGCTCATCCCGCTGAACGGCTCGGGCGGCATCGTGGCGGTCGTCTCGATCATCGTCGCCTTCAACGGCTACGGGCTCGGCCAGACCGTGTTCAACGTGTTCAGCGTCGCGCTGCGTCAGGAGCGGACCCCGACGGCGCTCCTCGGACGCGTGAGCGCGGCATTCCGGACCGTCGCCTTCGGCATGCTCCCCGTGGGGGCTCTCGTCGGCGGAGCGCTGGGGCAGACCATCGGCGTCCGGATGGCGATCTTCGTGGTCGTCGGCCTCTTCGTCGCGGGGTGGGTCGTGTTCGCGCTCACGGCGGCGAAGGCGATCCCCGGCCGCGCGGACGCGGGGACCGGAGCCGAAGCCCAGGCGCCGGCGGAGGCGGAGACGTCGGCGGAGACGGAGACGTCGGACCGCGGGCGGACGGATCGATGA
- a CDS encoding condensation domain-containing protein — MTGTAPRPPDGDGSAEPVGAGPLTHGQLSLWRDIEGLARGRWHEANLVRRWRPGGRVTASGLRDAAARLQLSHAGLRTTFSFTDPPSQHVARPAEIDVELEVLMPEEVDAYAARPFDLTRGIGWRVGLIAPGDDASVVLVVHHLIADGHGLDLMRDDLGRLLRHGEIAPGVAPLTLVAAETSPIGRRRADAALRHWAESLDRPGRRDGLPPSADVPLSHVEMATGVRREELAAGLPPRASPMAAVLSALARRASTDDAGLFVRIMVSNRISAERRRCVTTMNEWVPATLPGSGQDPRAAALSAAAAAAAGLRHGIYDVDGLREVLRSRGLSTADMDDALSFNHIDVPAGTSPSAGPPGEIRVDHVGITVGPRAYLRALAGDELVLSFRVADEPGWRSWAEAQLLGMREQLMALSRS; from the coding sequence ATGACGGGCACCGCGCCACGCCCGCCCGACGGGGACGGCTCCGCGGAGCCCGTCGGAGCCGGGCCGCTGACCCACGGGCAGCTCTCGCTGTGGCGGGACATCGAGGGGCTCGCGCGCGGACGGTGGCACGAGGCCAATCTGGTGCGGCGCTGGCGACCCGGCGGACGCGTCACGGCGAGCGGTCTCCGGGATGCGGCGGCGCGGCTGCAGCTCAGCCACGCCGGTCTGCGGACGACCTTCTCGTTCACCGACCCGCCGAGCCAGCACGTCGCTCGACCCGCCGAGATCGACGTCGAGCTCGAGGTCCTCATGCCGGAGGAGGTCGACGCCTACGCCGCCCGGCCCTTCGACCTGACGCGCGGGATCGGCTGGCGGGTGGGTCTGATCGCCCCGGGGGACGACGCCTCGGTCGTCCTCGTCGTGCACCACCTGATAGCCGACGGACACGGGCTCGACCTCATGCGGGACGACCTCGGACGGCTGCTCCGGCACGGCGAGATCGCGCCAGGAGTGGCCCCGCTGACCCTGGTCGCGGCCGAGACGAGCCCGATCGGCCGGCGCCGGGCCGACGCCGCCCTCCGGCACTGGGCGGAATCGCTCGACCGGCCCGGGCGTCGTGACGGGCTCCCCCCGTCCGCCGACGTCCCGCTGAGCCATGTCGAGATGGCGACGGGGGTGCGGCGGGAGGAGCTCGCGGCCGGCCTGCCGCCGCGGGCGTCGCCGATGGCCGCCGTGCTGTCGGCCCTGGCCCGCCGCGCCTCGACCGACGACGCGGGGCTCTTCGTGCGCATCATGGTCTCGAACCGGATCTCCGCCGAGCGGCGGCGGTGCGTCACCACGATGAACGAGTGGGTCCCCGCGACCCTGCCCGGATCCGGCCAGGACCCGAGAGCCGCGGCCCTGTCCGCGGCGGCTGCCGCGGCGGCGGGCCTCCGACACGGCATCTACGACGTCGACGGCCTCCGCGAGGTGCTCCGCAGCCGCGGGCTGAGCACGGCGGACATGGACGACGCGCTGTCGTTCAACCACATCGACGTGCCCGCGGGCACCTCCCCCTCGGCCGGGCCACCGGGCGAGATCAGGGTGGATCACGTCGGGATCACCGTGGGCCCCCGGGCCTACCTCCGCGCCCTGGCGGGAGACGAGCTGGTCCTCAGCTTCCGCGTGGCCGACGAACCGGGATGGCGGTCGTGGGCCGAGGCGCAGCTGCTCGGCATGCGGGAGCAGCTGATGGCCCTCAGCCGCTCCTGA
- a CDS encoding MBL fold metallo-hydrolase, producing MTRSLTLTKHGHSSFSVGDGEASVLFDPGSLTEEITVRGELAAIVITHDHPDHWTPEWLDRVRSSGPAPVVYTTAAVAERIGTDGVVVVESDRAVEAGPFTLAFTRTTHARVHASVPAPENLGCLVEGVLYYGGDAFVLPAGVEPEVLAVPLAAPWMKLGEAIDYVLAAAPRRTFPVHDRVLSAAGRDLAIGRIEWATGQRPGAVLLDPADGSTIAL from the coding sequence ATGACCCGATCGCTGACGCTGACGAAGCACGGGCACTCCTCCTTCAGCGTCGGCGACGGCGAGGCCTCCGTGCTGTTCGACCCCGGCTCGTTGACCGAGGAGATCACGGTCCGCGGCGAGCTGGCGGCCATCGTCATCACGCACGACCATCCCGATCACTGGACCCCGGAGTGGCTCGACCGCGTCCGCTCGTCGGGCCCTGCCCCGGTCGTCTACACGACGGCCGCCGTCGCCGAGCGCATCGGGACGGACGGCGTCGTCGTCGTGGAGAGCGACCGGGCCGTCGAGGCGGGGCCGTTCACGCTCGCGTTCACCCGGACGACCCACGCCCGCGTGCACGCGTCCGTGCCCGCCCCGGAGAACCTCGGGTGCCTCGTGGAAGGCGTCCTCTACTACGGCGGCGACGCGTTCGTCCTGCCCGCGGGTGTCGAGCCGGAGGTCCTCGCCGTGCCCCTCGCGGCGCCGTGGATGAAGCTCGGCGAGGCGATCGACTACGTGCTCGCCGCGGCGCCGCGCCGCACGTTCCCCGTGCACGACCGCGTGCTCTCCGCTGCGGGACGCGATCTCGCGATCGGACGGATCGAGTGGGCGACCGGCCAGCGGCCGGGCGCGGTGCTGCTCGATCCGGCCGACGGCAGCACGATCGCGCTGTGA
- a CDS encoding TetR/AcrR family transcriptional regulator — translation MTTTTDPAPRTRLISAAQELFWDNGISATSPRDVMDSSGVTQGSLYHHFPAKRDLARAAVTESISTSLRSAVDQLRGDGEAHERLVAYLVRDRAATRGCRIGRLTADPAVDADPELSAAISGYFTELVGLVRDVLVERGAGDRAGDLAYAAVAVVQGGYVLAKATRDDEAMRAAVRGFVALLEAGPAA, via the coding sequence ATGACGACGACAACAGATCCCGCACCCCGCACCCGACTCATCTCGGCAGCCCAGGAGCTCTTCTGGGACAACGGCATCAGCGCCACCTCCCCCCGCGACGTCATGGACTCCAGCGGCGTCACGCAGGGGAGCCTCTACCACCACTTCCCCGCCAAGCGCGACCTCGCCCGGGCGGCGGTGACCGAGTCCATCTCGACGAGCCTGCGTTCGGCCGTCGACCAGCTCCGCGGCGACGGCGAGGCGCACGAGCGCCTCGTCGCGTACCTCGTCCGTGATCGCGCGGCCACCCGCGGCTGCCGCATCGGCCGGCTCACGGCGGACCCCGCCGTCGATGCCGATCCGGAGCTCTCGGCGGCGATCTCCGGGTACTTCACGGAGCTCGTCGGACTCGTGCGCGACGTGCTCGTCGAGCGCGGCGCGGGGGACCGCGCCGGCGACCTGGCGTACGCCGCGGTCGCCGTGGTGCAGGGCGGCTACGTGCTCGCGAAGGCCACCCGGGACGACGAGGCCATGCGCGCTGCTGTCCGCGGCTTCGTCGCCCTGCTCGAGGCGGGGCCGGCCGCATGA
- a CDS encoding dihydrolipoyl dehydrogenase family protein has translation MPENATATEDATAADGAPARYDVAVIGAGPAGTAAALRAAELGASVVVLEAGRVGGTCVNTGCVPTRVLAKTARLVREVRSAGENGIGVGEPTPHWPSIVARVHAQVDRVRSLKDEAARFEAAGVTLIHEGRARFVDDRTLVLDSGRRVTAGAIIVCVGGHSKRLPVPGAELATVPEDVLALPGIPRRLAVIGAGNTGAQLVTVFRSFGSEVTLLDVAPRVLTASDEAISEAVADAFTAQGVRVRTGIDTVTGLTKTGDGSITLLWRDGDRPQSSSFDAVIMATGWPADVDDLGLESAGVEVERSAIPVDRYLRTRVPHILAVGDANGKDMLVQAAQSEGEAAAENAVLGVNRRIPLQLLPAGGFTDPDYAGVGLTQAEARERDGACVIARVPFAEVDRAVIDDREAGFLLLIADRRRELILGAHAVGENAVEVIQSVTTAMAAGVDVSTLAHVRFAYPTYSAIIGIAARRLLQEDDRAGELD, from the coding sequence ATGCCCGAGAACGCGACCGCGACCGAGGACGCCACTGCAGCCGATGGCGCCCCGGCGCGCTACGACGTCGCCGTCATCGGCGCCGGACCCGCGGGCACCGCCGCCGCCCTGCGCGCCGCCGAGCTGGGCGCGTCCGTCGTGGTGCTGGAGGCCGGCCGCGTCGGCGGCACGTGCGTCAACACCGGATGCGTGCCCACGCGCGTGCTCGCGAAGACCGCGCGGCTCGTGCGCGAGGTGCGCTCCGCGGGCGAGAACGGGATCGGCGTGGGCGAGCCGACGCCGCACTGGCCGTCGATCGTCGCGCGCGTGCACGCGCAGGTCGACCGCGTGCGCTCGCTCAAGGACGAGGCCGCGCGGTTCGAGGCGGCGGGCGTGACGCTGATCCACGAGGGCCGGGCGCGCTTCGTCGACGACCGCACGCTCGTGCTCGACAGCGGCAGGCGGGTCACCGCGGGCGCGATCATCGTGTGCGTCGGCGGCCACTCGAAGCGCCTGCCCGTGCCCGGCGCCGAGCTCGCGACCGTGCCCGAGGACGTGCTCGCGCTGCCGGGGATCCCCCGCCGCCTCGCCGTCATCGGCGCGGGCAACACGGGCGCGCAGCTCGTCACGGTGTTCCGCTCGTTCGGGTCCGAGGTCACGCTGCTCGATGTCGCGCCCCGCGTGCTCACCGCGTCCGACGAGGCGATCTCCGAGGCCGTCGCCGACGCGTTCACCGCGCAGGGCGTGCGCGTGCGCACCGGCATCGACACGGTGACGGGCCTCACGAAGACGGGCGACGGATCCATCACCCTGCTCTGGCGCGACGGCGACCGCCCGCAGTCCTCCAGCTTCGACGCCGTGATCATGGCCACCGGCTGGCCCGCCGACGTCGACGACCTGGGGCTCGAGAGCGCCGGCGTCGAGGTGGAGCGCTCGGCGATCCCCGTCGACCGCTACCTCCGCACGCGCGTGCCGCACATCCTCGCGGTGGGCGACGCCAACGGCAAGGACATGCTCGTGCAGGCGGCGCAGTCCGAGGGCGAGGCGGCGGCCGAGAACGCGGTGCTCGGGGTCAACCGGCGGATCCCGCTGCAGCTCCTCCCGGCCGGCGGCTTCACCGACCCCGATTACGCGGGCGTCGGCCTCACCCAGGCGGAGGCGCGCGAGCGCGACGGCGCGTGCGTGATCGCGCGGGTGCCGTTCGCCGAGGTCGACCGCGCCGTGATCGACGACCGGGAGGCCGGATTCCTCCTCCTCATCGCCGACCGCCGTCGCGAGCTGATCCTCGGGGCGCACGCCGTGGGCGAGAACGCGGTCGAGGTGATCCAGTCGGTCACCACCGCGATGGCCGCGGGCGTCGACGTGTCCACGCTCGCGCACGTGCGCTTCGCGTACCCGACATACAGCGCGATCATCGGGATCGCCGCCCGGCGGCTGCTCCAGGAGGACGACCGGGCGGGCGAGCTCGACTGA
- a CDS encoding NAD(P)H-dependent oxidoreductase has translation MTALIVTAHPDPDSLTHEVARRLEAALEASDGPGASGVTTAHLAQEGFDPVFGIADRGAYSGDAPAPADVVAEQARLDAVDHVVLVFPVWWWSMPALLKGWIDRTFIGGWAFDIDDDGRVHTHLERLTVHLLPVAGFGRASFARHGYLSAFQTQIGHGIIDYCGARHGALAFVHDSESGDRDAVGGEVERAVAEVVAAITAA, from the coding sequence ATGACCGCGCTCATCGTCACGGCCCACCCCGATCCCGACTCCCTCACCCATGAGGTCGCCCGCCGACTGGAGGCCGCGCTCGAAGCGTCCGACGGCCCCGGCGCATCCGGCGTCACGACGGCGCACCTCGCGCAAGAGGGCTTCGACCCGGTGTTCGGCATTGCCGACCGGGGCGCGTACTCCGGCGACGCCCCCGCGCCCGCGGACGTCGTCGCCGAGCAGGCGCGCCTCGACGCCGTGGACCACGTCGTGCTCGTCTTCCCCGTGTGGTGGTGGTCGATGCCCGCGCTGCTCAAGGGCTGGATCGACCGCACCTTCATCGGCGGCTGGGCCTTCGACATCGACGACGACGGGCGCGTGCACACGCACCTCGAGCGCCTCACCGTGCACCTCCTGCCCGTCGCCGGCTTCGGCCGCGCGTCGTTCGCCCGGCACGGCTACCTGTCCGCGTTCCAGACGCAGATCGGCCACGGGATCATCGACTACTGCGGCGCGCGCCACGGCGCCCTGGCGTTCGTGCACGACTCCGAGTCGGGCGACCGCGACGCCGTGGGCGGCGAGGTGGAGCGCGCCGTCGCCGAGGTCGTCGCGGCGATCACGGCTGCGTGA
- a CDS encoding GNAT family N-acetyltransferase — MSESPTPPHDETSTQAAHPAVRIRPARAEDMRRVAELRWRWSVEESGTAPATDEAGYVAATTAFAAAHPDTHRCIVAEADGEVVGMAWLALTDRPPTPDDLSRVAGDVQSVYVLPALRGSGTGARLVAALLDHARARGCRYVRVHSSARAMSLYARAGFAVDETYRVVRL; from the coding sequence ATGAGCGAGTCGCCCACCCCGCCGCACGACGAGACCTCGACGCAAGCCGCGCACCCCGCCGTCAGGATCCGCCCCGCCCGCGCCGAGGACATGCGGCGGGTCGCGGAGCTGCGCTGGCGGTGGAGCGTCGAGGAGTCCGGCACGGCACCCGCGACCGACGAGGCCGGCTACGTCGCGGCGACCACCGCATTCGCCGCGGCGCACCCCGACACGCACCGGTGCATCGTCGCGGAGGCGGACGGCGAGGTGGTGGGCATGGCCTGGCTCGCCCTCACGGATCGCCCGCCGACGCCGGACGACCTGAGCCGGGTCGCCGGCGACGTCCAGTCCGTCTACGTCCTGCCGGCGCTGCGCGGATCCGGGACGGGCGCGCGGCTCGTGGCGGCGCTGCTGGATCACGCCCGGGCGCGGGGCTGCCGGTACGTCCGCGTGCACTCCAGCGCCCGCGCGATGAGCCTCTACGCGCGCGCCGGGTTCGCGGTCGACGAGACGTACCGCGTCGTGCGCCTCTGA
- a CDS encoding DUF3021 domain-containing protein, with the protein MRRARAREVASPTPDPAAVPRPRLLLRAALLGGIPLVAMSAIGAHLLASGQTADGRSTLAVGVIVAATAAGSLLYQVDRWSLTRQSITHFALMLVTVLPALLLSGWFPVDTAGGVLAVVGIFLATGLVLWTTLYLVMTAAERRRTARASA; encoded by the coding sequence ATGCGACGAGCACGAGCACGAGAGGTCGCGTCGCCGACGCCCGATCCCGCGGCCGTGCCCCGCCCGCGCCTGCTCCTCCGCGCCGCGCTCCTCGGCGGGATCCCGCTGGTCGCCATGTCGGCGATCGGCGCGCACCTGCTCGCCTCCGGCCAGACCGCCGACGGCCGCTCCACCCTCGCGGTCGGCGTGATCGTCGCCGCGACCGCCGCCGGCTCGCTCCTCTACCAGGTTGACCGCTGGAGCCTCACCCGGCAGTCCATCACGCACTTCGCGCTCATGCTCGTGACGGTCCTCCCGGCGCTCCTCCTCAGCGGCTGGTTCCCCGTGGACACGGCGGGCGGCGTGCTCGCGGTCGTCGGGATCTTCCTCGCCACGGGCCTCGTGCTCTGGACGACGCTGTACCTCGTGATGACCGCGGCCGAGCGGCGGCGGACGGCGCGCGCCTCCGCGTGA